The following DNA comes from Flavobacteriales bacterium.
TCGAGGCGTATCGGGTAGAACACAGCCATCACAGGCAACCAACAAAAGGAGGTATCCGATACAGTATTCACGTGGAACAGGATGAGGTGATGGCCTTGGCTGCGCTGATGACCTACAAATGTGCGCTTGTGGATGTTCCGTTCGGAGGAGCGAAAGGTGGCATCAAAGTAAGTCCGAGATTGACGAGTACTCCCATGCTCGAACGGATCACAAGACGTTATACGACCGAACTTATCAAAAAGAACTTCCTCGGCCCGGGAATTGATGTTCCGGCTCCCGATTACGGAAGTGGGGAGAGAGAAATGGCATGGATGGTTGATACCTATACCACATTCTATCCCACAGAATTGAACGCCATTGCCTGTGTTACCGGAAAACCGATCAGTCATGGTGGAATTGCTGGACGTAGAGAGGCAACGGGTCTTGGGGTTTTCTATGGCGTGCGACATGCCTGCACCTATAAGGAGGATATGGACCGCTTAGGGCTTGATGTAGGTCTTGAAGGCAAGCGCATTGCCATTCAAGGTATGGGTAACGTAGGCTACTGGGCTGCCAAATTTTTTCATGAAGGAGGTGCCAAGATCATTGCTGTTGCAGAATGGGATGGTTCCATTTACTCAGAGGACGGCATCGATCCAGATGAGCTCTTAGCATATAAGAACGAGAACAACGGAGTTGTTGGATTTCCAGGGTCCAAAGAAATTGGAGGTCCCGGTGCTGCTTTAGAGG
Coding sequences within:
- a CDS encoding Glu/Leu/Phe/Val dehydrogenase — translated: MAKTRKRTIEKLTEKREHSFFGDVLKYFDHAAEFLDHDPALLEQIKYCNSVYRMRFPVRNDEGKLEVIEAYRVEHSHHRQPTKGGIRYSIHVEQDEVMALAALMTYKCALVDVPFGGAKGGIKVSPRLTSTPMLERITRRYTTELIKKNFLGPGIDVPAPDYGSGEREMAWMVDTYTTFYPTELNAIACVTGKPISHGGIAGRREATGLGVFYGVRHACTYKEDMDRLGLDVGLEGKRIAIQGMGNVGYWAAKFFHEGGAKIIAVAEWDGSIYSEDGIDPDELLAYKNENNGVVGFPGSKEIGGPGAALEVECDILVPAALENQINSDNCQNIKCKILAEAANGPVTPEAEQVLLKKGVLLIPDIFINAGGVSVSYFEWLKNLSHVRFGRMEKRYRATMNRNILDAIEGASGSKVSDDSISLINRGADERDLVYSGLEETMINAYDNIRNRMASTEGINDLRTAAFVEAIDKVATSYQNLGIWP